One Chloroflexota bacterium genomic window carries:
- a CDS encoding GAF domain-containing sensor histidine kinase — MSDIHRLTELRDVCRALAAVPTFLEQLTQTMNSAIRLTGAERGVLVVYNKASNSFDLRAASGVSADQVGELTTLAQSVADSGQSLLLADETQTQRSSLVVALQTRGQKPFGALYVDKPSISGLFTHADLLFFETFVAQAAVVLDASIVKSDFVSIVTHELRLPMTSIKGYTDLMRSGIVGPVNDQQKQFLTTIRAGVDRMNALVSDLSDISKIDTGRLKVDVKEVDAAACAGEAVEALKAQINEKGQTLTVNLPPLPGVRADKSRLIQIFTNLLVNAHKYTASSGAIILTAEVGSTHVRFTVNDNGVGVSLDDQAKVFNQFFRSEHQVVREQTGWGLALHLTRRLVEYFGGQIGFESELGKGSKFWFTVPVSQ, encoded by the coding sequence ATGAGTGACATCCACCGCCTCACCGAATTGCGAGACGTTTGCCGGGCGCTTGCCGCCGTGCCCACCTTCCTGGAACAATTGACCCAAACCATGAACAGCGCCATCCGCCTTACCGGAGCCGAGCGCGGGGTGCTGGTGGTTTACAACAAGGCCTCCAACAGCTTCGACCTGCGCGCCGCCAGCGGGGTGAGCGCCGACCAGGTCGGGGAGCTAACGACGCTCGCCCAGTCCGTTGCCGACTCCGGCCAGAGCCTTCTGCTGGCCGACGAGACACAGACCCAACGCTCCAGCCTGGTCGTTGCTTTGCAAACACGCGGCCAAAAACCGTTCGGCGCGCTCTACGTGGACAAGCCAAGCATCTCCGGCCTGTTCACTCACGCCGACCTGCTCTTCTTTGAAACTTTCGTGGCCCAGGCCGCCGTCGTCCTCGACGCCAGCATCGTCAAGAGCGACTTTGTTTCCATCGTCACTCACGAACTGCGCCTGCCCATGACTTCCATCAAAGGCTACACCGACCTGATGCGAAGCGGCATCGTCGGCCCGGTCAACGATCAGCAAAAGCAATTTCTCACCACCATTCGCGCCGGCGTGGATCGCATGAACGCCCTGGTCTCCGATCTCTCCGACATCTCCAAGATTGACACCGGGCGGCTCAAGGTGGACGTGAAAGAGGTGGATGCCGCCGCCTGCGCCGGGGAGGCTGTCGAGGCCCTCAAAGCCCAGATCAACGAAAAAGGGCAGACTCTCACCGTCAACCTGCCGCCCCTGCCTGGCGTCCGCGCCGACAAATCGCGGCTTATTCAAATCTTCACCAACCTGCTGGTGAACGCGCACAAGTACACTGCCTCGAGCGGCGCAATCATCCTCACCGCCGAAGTCGGGAGCACTCACGTCCGCTTCACCGTCAACGACAACGGCGTTGGCGTCAGCCTGGACGATCAGGCCAAAGTCTTCAACCAGTTCTTTCGCTCTGAACATCAAGTCGTGCGTGAGCAAACCGGCTGGGGGCTGGCCCTGCATCTCACCCGGCGGCTGGTGGAGTACTTCGGCGGCCAGATCGGATTCGAAAGCGAATTGGGTAAAGGAAGCAAGTTCTGGTTCACAGTGCCGGTTTCTCAGTGA